Below is a window of Arthrobacter sp. SLBN-112 DNA.
CGTCGATCTTCTTCAGGACCGCGGCGTCCAGCTTCACGCCTGCCGCCGCAACGCTGTCCGCGATCTGTTCAGGCCGGGACGCGCCCACGATGGCGGATGCCACGTTCGGGTTCTGGAGGACCCACGCAACGGCCAGCTGCGGCATGGTCAGGCCCGCTTCGGCGGCAATCGGCTTCAGGTCCTGCACACCTGCCAGGACGTCGTCGCGCATCCACCGCTGGATCATCTTGGCACCGCCCTTCTCATCCGTGGCGCGGCTGCCTTCCGGGGCCGGCCGGCCGGGAAGGTACTTGCCGCTGAGGACGCCCTGGGCCATGGGCGACCAAACGATCTGGGACACCCCCAGCTCCTCCGACGCCGGGACAACTTCCGCCTCGATAACCCGCCACAGCATGGAGTACTGCGGCTGGTTGGAGATGAGCTGGAAGCCCAGTTCCTTGGACAGCTTGTGGCCTTCACGCAGCTGGTCAGCGGTCCATTCGCTCACCCCGATGTAGAGCGCCTTGCCCTGCCGGACGATGTCGGCGAACGCCTGCATGGTCTCTTCCAGCGGCGTTTCAAAGTCGTAGCGGTGGGCTTGATAGAGGTCCACGTAGTCTGTCTGCAA
It encodes the following:
- a CDS encoding aldo/keto reductase family protein, with amino-acid sequence MEFRYLGNSGFKVSEITFGNWLTHGSQVENDVAGQCVRAALDAGISTFDTADVYANTAAETVLGEALKGERRESLEIFTKVFGPTGPKGKNDLGLSRKHIMESINGSLRRLQTDYVDLYQAHRYDFETPLEETMQAFADIVRQGKALYIGVSEWTADQLREGHKLSKELGFQLISNQPQYSMLWRVIEAEVVPASEELGVSQIVWSPMAQGVLSGKYLPGRPAPEGSRATDEKGGAKMIQRWMRDDVLAGVQDLKPIAAEAGLTMPQLAVAWVLQNPNVASAIVGASRPEQIADSVAAAGVKLDAAVLKKIDDAIGGLAERDPAQTKSPATREA